In the genome of Ureibacillus sp. FSL W7-1570, the window AATTTTTTACAAAAAATTTTTTTTGCAGCTCGTTCACTTTATTAGTTATGTCCCAGCCTCTCCGTATAGCTTATAGCGAGGTATTAAAAAAGATCCCACTTGATGCTAAAATAAATTTTGGTTCGCCAACCAAATTTTGGTATCAAGGAGGGACCTATTATGTCTTCTGACATAAATAGTTTAGCACATACTAAATGGAATTGTAAGTATCACATTGTATTTGCGCCAAAATATAGAAGACAGATAATCTATGGAAAGATAAAGAAAGATATAGGACAAATATTAAGACAACTATGTGAAAGAAAAGGTGTAGAAATTATTGAAGCTACCGCATGTAAAGACCACATACATATGTTGGTTAGTATTCCACCGAAATTAAGTGTTTCATCATTCGTGGGATATTTAAAAGGAAAAAGTAGTTTAATGATATTCGATCGACATGCCCATTTAAAATATCGATATGGAAACAGAAAATTTTGGTGTAGAGGATTTTATGTGGATACGGTAGGCAGAAATAAAAAGGTAATAGAAGAATATATTCGAAATCAAATACAAGATGATATCATTGCGGATCAACTCAGTATGGAAGAATTTATTGATCCATTTACAGGTGAAGAGATAAAAAGAAAATCGAGGAAAAAATAAAAGAGACCCTTTAAGGGTCAGCTGGAAAAGTAGTGCGGTTGGCGAACCATTCGATGCCCCTTTAGGGGTTGGCCAGTAATAAAGGCTTCTAGCCGCAGAACAAACCACCCGTTCACACGGGTGGTTTTGATTATTCCTCTTCTTCCGCTTCCAATGGCAAGGCGTTCGGGATTGGGGCAAATGGATCTTCTTTGTTGATGTGATCATAAA includes:
- the tnpA gene encoding IS200/IS605 family transposase, producing MSSDINSLAHTKWNCKYHIVFAPKYRRQIIYGKIKKDIGQILRQLCERKGVEIIEATACKDHIHMLVSIPPKLSVSSFVGYLKGKSSLMIFDRHAHLKYRYGNRKFWCRGFYVDTVGRNKKVIEEYIRNQIQDDIIADQLSMEEFIDPFTGEEIKRKSRKK